In Ruminococcaceae bacterium BL-6, a genomic segment contains:
- the rpoC gene encoding RNA polymerase (beta' subunit) (Evidence 2a : Function from experimental evidences in other organisms; PubMedId : 10672039, 10675340, 10910724, 11029421, 9795209, 10438769, 23070162, 22720735; Product type e : enzyme) produces MEFNVFESMKIGLASPETIREWSHGEVKKPETINYRTLKPERDGLFCERIFGPTKDWECHCGKYKRIRYKGKICERCGVEVTRAKVRRERMGHIELAAPVSHIWYFKGIPSRMGLILDISPRMLEKVLYFALYIVTDPGNVRELQKKQMLNEKEYRDMREKYEDDFDAGMGAEAIKKLLAEIDLDKESKELKEELENASGQKRVRVLKRLEVVEAFRLSGNRPEWMILDCIPVIPPELRPMVQLDGGRFATSDLNDLYRRVINRNNRLKRLLELGAPDIIVRNEKRMLQEAVDALIDNGRRGRPVTGPNNRPLKSLSDMLKGKQGRFRQNLLGKRVDYSGRSVIVVGPELKMYQCGLPKEMALELFKPFVMKRLVETGAAGNIKAARKAVERAKPEVWDALEVVIKNHPVLLNRAPTLHRLGIQAFEPVLVEGRALKLHPLACTAYNADFDGDQMAVHVPLSAEAQAEARFLMLAAGNLLKPSDGRPVTVPTQDMVLGSYYLTLDKDGEKGEGKIFRDVKEALMAYETGVVSLQAKVKVRRFLEIDGKQVSRLVDSTVGRIIFNQPIPQDLGYVDRSKPENLFLFEIDFLVGKKQLGQIIDKCIHKHGTAKTAEVLDQIKSQGYKYSTKSGITVAVSDATIPPQKKEIIAAADKKIDLVTDEFKNGLLSDSERYNAVLKTWEKATNDVTAALQNGLDRYNPIFMMADSGARGSMSQIRQLAGMRGLIANTSGRTIEIPIKANYREGLNVLEYFISSRGARKGLADTALRTADSGYLTRRLVDVSQEVIVREDDCGATEGLEIFDIQEGKESIEPLSERLQGRYLLEDFVDPETGKVLVSKDKLIDESDANLIVSKGVTHIKIRSILNCRAKHGICKKCYGANLATGGPVTVGESVGIIAAQSIGEPGTQLTMRTFHTGGVASAEDITQGLPRVEELFEGRKPKHLAIISEIAGEVSFEEVKKNRHVVITNQETGDQKSYLIPYGSRVSVKKGQQIKAGDRLTEGSVNPHDILAISGPQAVQDYLIQEVQRVYRMQGVDINDKHIEVIVRQMMKKVRVEESGDTTMLPSSLVEKTEFEAENQQIRDRIANGETDLKEATCTPVLLGITKASLATDSFLSAASFQETTRVLTDAAIKGKVDPLLGLKENVCIGKLIPAGTGMKCYRDIEIEPADSGLTNDTAS; encoded by the coding sequence ATGGAATTTAACGTATTTGAATCAATGAAAATCGGACTTGCTTCTCCGGAAACCATCCGCGAGTGGTCGCACGGCGAAGTCAAAAAACCGGAAACCATCAATTACCGCACCTTGAAGCCCGAGCGCGACGGCCTTTTCTGCGAGAGAATCTTCGGGCCCACCAAAGACTGGGAATGCCATTGCGGAAAGTACAAGAGGATTCGCTACAAGGGCAAGATCTGCGAGCGCTGCGGGGTAGAAGTCACCCGCGCCAAGGTGCGCCGCGAACGCATGGGACACATTGAGCTTGCCGCCCCCGTTTCTCATATCTGGTATTTCAAGGGGATTCCATCCAGAATGGGCCTGATTCTCGACATTTCCCCGCGCATGCTGGAGAAGGTCCTGTATTTTGCCCTTTATATCGTAACCGATCCCGGCAATGTGCGCGAGCTGCAGAAAAAGCAGATGCTCAATGAAAAGGAATACCGCGACATGCGAGAAAAATACGAGGACGATTTTGACGCCGGCATGGGAGCCGAGGCCATCAAAAAGCTGCTTGCCGAAATCGACCTTGACAAAGAATCGAAAGAGCTGAAGGAAGAGCTTGAGAACGCTTCCGGTCAGAAGCGCGTGCGCGTTCTGAAGCGGCTGGAAGTGGTCGAGGCGTTCCGCCTTTCGGGGAACCGCCCGGAATGGATGATCTTGGACTGCATCCCGGTCATCCCGCCGGAACTGCGCCCGATGGTGCAGCTCGACGGCGGCCGGTTCGCGACTTCCGACCTGAACGACCTTTACCGCCGCGTGATCAACCGCAACAACCGCCTGAAACGGCTGCTGGAGCTGGGCGCGCCGGATATCATCGTGCGCAATGAGAAGCGCATGCTTCAGGAAGCGGTGGATGCCCTGATCGACAACGGCCGCCGCGGCCGCCCGGTCACCGGCCCGAACAACCGCCCCCTGAAATCCCTTTCGGATATGCTCAAGGGCAAACAGGGCCGTTTCCGCCAGAACCTTCTGGGCAAGCGCGTCGACTATTCCGGCCGTTCGGTCATCGTCGTCGGCCCGGAGCTGAAAATGTACCAGTGCGGCCTGCCGAAGGAAATGGCGCTGGAGCTGTTCAAGCCGTTCGTCATGAAGCGCCTTGTGGAAACCGGCGCAGCCGGAAATATCAAGGCGGCGAGAAAGGCGGTCGAGCGCGCGAAGCCCGAGGTCTGGGACGCGCTCGAAGTCGTCATCAAAAACCACCCGGTGCTGTTGAACCGCGCGCCGACCCTGCACAGGCTGGGCATTCAGGCGTTTGAGCCGGTGCTGGTCGAGGGGCGCGCCTTAAAGCTGCATCCGCTGGCCTGCACGGCCTACAACGCCGATTTCGACGGCGACCAGATGGCCGTGCACGTTCCGCTTTCCGCCGAGGCGCAGGCAGAAGCGCGCTTCCTGATGCTCGCCGCCGGGAACCTGCTGAAGCCTTCCGACGGGCGCCCCGTCACCGTTCCTACCCAGGATATGGTGCTCGGCTCCTATTACCTGACTTTGGATAAAGACGGCGAGAAGGGCGAGGGGAAGATTTTCCGCGACGTCAAGGAAGCCCTGATGGCCTATGAGACAGGGGTCGTCAGTCTGCAGGCGAAGGTCAAGGTCCGCCGCTTTTTGGAAATCGACGGAAAACAGGTATCCCGCTTGGTGGATTCGACGGTCGGCCGCATTATTTTCAACCAGCCGATCCCGCAGGATCTGGGGTATGTGGACCGTTCCAAACCGGAAAACCTGTTCCTGTTCGAAATCGATTTTCTGGTCGGCAAAAAGCAGCTCGGCCAGATCATCGACAAATGCATCCACAAGCACGGCACGGCGAAGACCGCCGAGGTGCTGGACCAGATCAAATCGCAGGGCTATAAATACTCCACGAAAAGCGGCATCACCGTCGCCGTGAGCGACGCCACCATCCCGCCGCAGAAAAAGGAAATCATCGCCGCCGCCGACAAGAAGATCGACCTTGTCACCGACGAGTTCAAAAACGGCCTGCTTTCCGATTCGGAACGCTACAACGCCGTGCTGAAGACGTGGGAAAAGGCCACGAACGACGTCACCGCGGCGCTGCAGAACGGGCTGGACCGCTACAACCCGATCTTCATGATGGCGGATTCCGGGGCCCGCGGCTCCATGAGCCAGATCCGCCAGCTCGCCGGCATGCGCGGGCTGATCGCGAACACCTCCGGCCGTACGATTGAAATCCCGATCAAGGCCAACTACCGCGAGGGCCTGAATGTTCTGGAATACTTCATTTCGTCCCGCGGTGCCAGGAAGGGCTTGGCCGACACTGCCCTGAGAACGGCGGACTCCGGCTATCTGACCCGCCGCCTGGTCGATGTTTCGCAGGAAGTCATCGTGCGCGAGGATGACTGCGGCGCCACCGAGGGCCTGGAGATCTTCGACATCCAGGAGGGCAAGGAGTCGATCGAGCCTTTGTCGGAGCGCCTGCAGGGCCGCTATCTGCTGGAGGACTTCGTGGATCCGGAAACCGGGAAAGTCCTTGTTTCCAAAGATAAGCTGATCGACGAGAGCGACGCCAACCTGATCGTTTCCAAGGGCGTCACGCACATCAAGATCCGCTCCATTCTGAACTGCCGCGCAAAGCACGGCATCTGCAAAAAGTGCTACGGCGCGAACCTGGCGACCGGCGGCCCCGTTACCGTGGGAGAATCGGTCGGCATCATCGCCGCCCAGTCCATCGGCGAGCCGGGCACCCAGCTGACCATGAGAACCTTCCACACCGGCGGTGTCGCCAGCGCGGAGGATATCACGCAGGGCCTGCCGCGCGTCGAAGAGCTGTTCGAAGGGCGCAAGCCGAAGCACCTCGCCATCATCAGCGAAATCGCCGGCGAGGTCTCGTTCGAGGAAGTCAAAAAGAACAGGCACGTGGTGATCACCAATCAGGAAACCGGCGACCAGAAGTCTTATCTGATCCCGTACGGCTCTCGCGTCAGCGTCAAGAAGGGCCAGCAGATCAAGGCCGGCGACAGGCTCACCGAGGGCTCCGTCAACCCGCACGACATTCTGGCGATCAGCGGCCCGCAGGCGGTTCAGGATTATCTGATCCAGGAAGTGCAGCGCGTCTACCGGATGCAGGGCGTCGATATCAACGACAAGCATATCGAGGTCATCGTGCGCCAGATGATGAAGAAGGTGCGCGTGGAAGAGTCCGGGGACACCACCATGCTGCCCAGCTCGCTGGTCGAAAAGACGGAGTTCGAGGCCGAAAACCAGCAGATCCGCGACCGCATCGCAAACGGCGAGACCGACCTGAAGGAAGCGACCTGCACCCCTGTGCTGCTCGGCATCACCAAGGCCTCCCTTGCGACGGATTCGTTCCTCTCCGCCGCGTCGTTCCAGGAGACCACGCGTGTTCTGACCGACGCCGCCATCAAGGGCAAGGTGGACCCGCTGCTCGGCCTGAAAGAGAACGTCTGCATCGGCAAGCTGATCCCCGCCGGCACCGGCATGAAATGCTACCGCGATATCGAGATAGAGCCCGCGGATTCGGGCTTGACAAACGATACCGCATCATGA
- the rpsL gene encoding ribosomal protein S12 (BS12) (Evidence 2a : Function from experimental evidences in other organisms; PubMedId : 11489846, 12682299, 16484214, 18252828, 19383706, 20007320; Product type s : structure), whose product MPTFNQLVHTGREVSERKAKAPALLKGWNSKKRLSIDQDSPQKRGVCTSVKTATPKKPNSALRKIARVRLSNGIEVSAYIPGVGHNLQEHSVVMIRGGRVKDLPGVRYHIIRGTLDAQGVAKRMQARSKYGAKRPKPGAAKKG is encoded by the coding sequence ATGCCCACATTTAATCAGTTGGTCCATACAGGCAGAGAAGTCAGCGAAAGAAAAGCAAAGGCTCCTGCGCTTCTGAAGGGATGGAATTCCAAGAAAAGGCTTTCGATCGATCAGGATTCCCCCCAAAAGCGCGGCGTCTGCACTTCTGTGAAGACGGCTACGCCCAAAAAGCCGAACTCGGCGCTGAGAAAAATCGCGAGGGTAAGGCTTTCCAACGGCATTGAAGTCAGTGCGTATATCCCCGGCGTCGGCCACAATCTGCAGGAGCACAGCGTCGTGATGATCCGCGGCGGCCGTGTCAAGGATCTGCCTGGCGTGCGTTACCATATCATCCGCGGCACTCTGGATGCCCAGGGCGTTGCGAAGCGTATGCAGGCGCGCTCCAAGTATGGCGCGAAGCGTCCGAAGCCCGGCGCTGCGAAAAAGGGCTGA
- the sigA gene encoding RNA polymerase major sigma-43 factor (sigma-A) (Evidence 2a : Function from experimental evidences in other organisms; PubMedId : 12455702, 12682299, 14527287, 15060039, 15670950, 28648455; Product type f : factor), with protein sequence METPDKKTVIRDLIELGKSKGQLSTKEILDALGELDFEPEQIEKFYDTLEAQGVEIIEDFANLPLEDLDITTPGDESEDVESSLSSEGIAIDDPVKVYLKEIGRVPLLSPEEEIDLAIRISEGDEAAKKRLSEANLRLVVSIAKRYLGRGMQFLDLIQEGNLGLIKAVEKFDYTKGFKFSTYATWWIRQAITRAIADQARTIRIPVHMVETINKVKKVSSQLLHTNGHEPTADEISAELDMPVDKVREIMRVAQEPVSLETPIGEEEDSHLGDFIPDDEAPAPADAASHTLLKEQLGEVLDTLTPREEKVLRLRFGLEDGRSRTLEEVGKEFNVTRERIRQIEAKALRKLRHPSRSKKLKDFLD encoded by the coding sequence ATGGAAACGCCGGATAAGAAGACGGTTATCAGGGATTTGATCGAGCTTGGAAAAAGCAAGGGGCAGCTTTCCACAAAGGAGATTCTGGATGCTCTGGGCGAACTCGATTTTGAGCCGGAACAGATCGAAAAATTTTACGATACGCTGGAAGCACAGGGGGTCGAGATCATCGAAGACTTTGCGAACCTGCCTTTGGAAGACCTTGATATCACAACTCCGGGCGACGAGAGCGAGGATGTGGAGTCCTCGCTGAGCAGCGAGGGGATCGCGATCGACGATCCGGTCAAGGTCTATTTAAAGGAGATCGGCCGCGTTCCGCTGCTTTCCCCCGAAGAGGAGATCGACCTTGCCATCCGGATTTCCGAAGGGGATGAAGCGGCGAAAAAGCGCCTTTCCGAAGCGAACCTGCGCCTGGTGGTCAGCATCGCGAAACGCTACCTGGGGCGCGGCATGCAGTTCCTCGACCTGATTCAGGAGGGGAACCTCGGGCTGATCAAGGCCGTGGAAAAATTCGATTACACCAAGGGCTTTAAATTTTCCACCTACGCCACGTGGTGGATTCGTCAGGCAATCACCCGGGCCATCGCGGATCAGGCGCGCACCATCCGCATCCCCGTGCATATGGTGGAAACGATCAACAAGGTGAAAAAGGTTTCCAGCCAGCTTCTTCACACCAACGGCCACGAGCCCACCGCGGACGAAATTTCCGCGGAGCTCGACATGCCGGTGGATAAGGTGCGCGAGATCATGCGCGTCGCGCAGGAGCCCGTTTCGCTGGAAACCCCGATCGGCGAGGAGGAGGACAGCCATCTGGGAGATTTTATCCCGGATGACGAAGCCCCCGCTCCCGCGGATGCCGCCTCCCACACCCTTTTAAAGGAACAGCTCGGGGAGGTGCTGGATACGCTGACCCCGAGGGAGGAAAAGGTGCTGCGCCTGCGGTTCGGGCTGGAGGACGGCCGCTCCCGCACGCTGGAGGAAGTCGGCAAGGAATTCAACGTCACCAGGGAGCGGATCCGCCAGATCGAGGCGAAGGCCCTGCGCAAGCTGCGCCATCCGAGCCGCAGCAAGAAGCTGAAGGATTTTCTGGATTGA
- the rpsG gene encoding ribosomal protein S7 (BS7) (Evidence 2a : Function from experimental evidences in other organisms; PubMedId : 8722036, 12682299, 19653700; Product type s : structure), translated as MPRRGSIAKRDVLPDPLYHSKLVTRLINNIMYDGKKGVSQKIVYGAFDIISEKTGKDPLEVFEQAMENVMPSLEVKARRVGGATYQVPIEVRPERRQTLGLRWVTNYSRLRSEKTMKERLAGEILDAINGAGGAAKKREDTHKMAEANRAFAHYRW; from the coding sequence GTGCCAAGAAGAGGTTCTATTGCAAAACGTGATGTTTTGCCCGACCCGCTTTATCATTCCAAGCTTGTGACCCGTTTGATCAACAATATCATGTACGACGGCAAGAAGGGTGTTTCCCAGAAGATCGTCTACGGTGCATTCGATATTATCAGCGAGAAAACGGGAAAAGACCCGCTTGAAGTTTTTGAGCAGGCAATGGAAAACGTCATGCCGTCTTTAGAGGTAAAGGCGCGCCGCGTCGGCGGCGCGACCTATCAGGTGCCGATCGAGGTACGCCCCGAAAGAAGGCAGACACTGGGTCTGCGCTGGGTAACGAATTATTCCAGGCTGAGATCCGAAAAGACGATGAAAGAAAGACTTGCCGGAGAAATCCTTGATGCGATTAATGGTGCCGGAGGCGCCGCCAAAAAGCGTGAAGATACGCATAAGATGGCGGAAGCCAACCGGGCGTTTGCTCATTACAGGTGGTAA
- the rpoB gene encoding RNA polymerase (beta subunit) (Evidence 2a : Function from experimental evidences in other organisms; PubMedId : 10049799, 10744988, 12455702, 12682299, 15060052, 28163698; Product type e : enzyme), which yields MVNVKPVQLGKSTRMSFARIDEVLDMPNLIEVQKNSYQWFLDEGLKEVFKDVSGITDYTGNLVLDFVDYKLDDKPNYSVEECKERDTTYAAALRVTARLLNKESGEIKESEVFMGDFPLMTDSGTFIINGAERVIVSQLVRSPGVYYKMEYDKTGKELFSCTVIPNRGAWLEYENDANDVFYVRIDKNRKLPVTVFIRALGLSTDEDIREYFGDDDRILATIEKDPCKNTEEALFEVYRKLRPSEPPTIESAQSHINGLFFDSRRYDLSRVGRYKYNKKLSLAGRITDQELSRPIVNPMTGELMAEAGEVVSHKKAVEIDDAGVSVAFVRVGEREVKVISNGMVDISKFVGFDAKDECGVNERVRFSVLAEILDSSSDDDGLKEAIRSRIDELIPKHIIIDDIFASINYMNCLAVGLGHTDDIDHLGNRRIRSVGELLQNQFRIGFSRLERVIRERMTLQAQDLEILTPHSLINIRPVVAAIKEFFGSSPLSQFMDQTNPLAELTHKRRLSALGPGGLSRDRAGFEVRDVHYSHYGRMCPIETPEGPNIGLISYLATFARINEYGFVEAPFRRVDKETGCVTSDVVYMTADMEDDYIVAQANEPLDKEGHFVNPKINGRYRDEFVQVESDKADYMDVSPRMVVSVATAMIPFLENDDANRALMGSNMQRQAVPLLKTESPIVGTGMEYKAGVDSGVCVLAKNAGVVRSVSADEIRVTRDDTGEIDAYHITKFMRSNQGTCINQVPVVDRGQHVGAGEVIADGPATHNGEISLGKNVLIGFMTWEGYNYEDAVLISEKIVRDDVYTSIHIEEYETEARDTKLGPEEITRDIPNVNEDLLGDLDDSGIIRVGAEVRAGDILVGKVTPKGETELTAEERLLRAIFGEKAREVRDTSLRVPHGEYGIVVDVKVFTRENSHDELSPGVNKVVRCYIAQKRKVSVGDKMAGRHGNKGVVSRILPIEDMPFLPDGTPLDIVLNPLGVPSRMNIGQVLEVHLGMAAKKLGWKIMTPVFDGAHEDDIRECFRMAGMREDGKVQLIDGRTGEPFDNLVTVGYMYYLKLHHLVDDKIHARSTGPYSLVTQQPLGGKAQFGGQRFGEMEVWALEAYGAAYTLQEILTVKSDDVVGRVKTYEAIVKGQNIPKPGVPESFKVLIKELQALALDVKVLDKDDQEIDLKQDFNDEDDVGFTPSDDSLDEPSVASEDSLDGYTVEDPDEDDSLFEESEESDLFSDDEDEDNLDGEPDSDPNIDPGSDSDSDDSDHDDIE from the coding sequence ATGGTGAATGTCAAACCGGTACAGTTAGGCAAGAGCACCCGAATGAGCTTTGCGCGGATCGATGAAGTTTTGGACATGCCAAACTTGATTGAGGTGCAGAAGAATTCCTATCAATGGTTTCTTGACGAAGGGCTGAAAGAGGTTTTTAAAGACGTTTCCGGCATTACGGATTACACCGGGAACCTGGTGCTCGATTTTGTTGACTATAAACTGGATGACAAGCCGAATTACAGTGTGGAGGAATGTAAGGAACGCGACACCACCTATGCCGCCGCCCTGCGGGTGACCGCCCGCCTTTTGAATAAGGAAAGCGGCGAGATCAAGGAATCCGAGGTTTTCATGGGCGATTTTCCGCTGATGACGGACAGCGGCACGTTCATCATCAACGGCGCGGAACGCGTGATTGTTTCCCAGCTGGTTCGTTCACCCGGTGTTTATTATAAAATGGAATATGACAAAACCGGAAAGGAGCTGTTCAGCTGCACGGTCATCCCGAACCGGGGCGCCTGGCTCGAATATGAGAACGACGCCAACGATGTTTTTTACGTCCGCATCGACAAGAACCGGAAACTGCCGGTCACCGTTTTCATCCGCGCGCTCGGCCTGAGCACCGATGAGGACATCCGGGAATATTTCGGGGATGACGACCGCATTCTTGCAACCATTGAAAAGGACCCCTGCAAAAATACCGAAGAGGCTCTGTTCGAGGTTTACCGCAAATTAAGGCCGAGTGAACCCCCCACCATTGAAAGCGCTCAGTCCCACATCAACGGATTGTTTTTCGATTCCCGCCGCTATGATCTTTCGCGCGTGGGCCGTTATAAATACAACAAAAAGCTGAGTCTGGCCGGCCGCATCACCGACCAGGAGCTGTCGCGCCCCATCGTCAACCCGATGACCGGCGAGCTGATGGCGGAGGCGGGGGAGGTCGTTTCCCACAAAAAGGCCGTGGAAATCGACGACGCCGGCGTTTCCGTCGCTTTTGTGCGCGTCGGGGAGCGCGAGGTGAAGGTCATCTCGAACGGCATGGTCGACATCAGCAAGTTCGTGGGGTTCGACGCCAAGGATGAATGCGGCGTCAACGAGCGGGTCCGCTTCAGCGTCCTCGCGGAAATCCTCGATTCCAGCTCCGACGACGACGGGCTCAAGGAGGCCATCCGCAGCAGGATCGACGAGCTGATCCCGAAGCACATCATCATCGACGATATTTTCGCCTCGATCAATTATATGAACTGCCTTGCGGTCGGCCTCGGCCATACCGACGACATCGACCATCTCGGCAACCGCCGCATCCGTTCGGTCGGCGAGCTGCTGCAGAACCAGTTTAGAATAGGATTCTCCCGTCTGGAGCGCGTTATTCGTGAACGCATGACACTTCAGGCTCAGGATCTGGAAATTCTGACGCCCCATTCGCTCATCAACATCCGTCCGGTGGTGGCGGCGATCAAGGAATTCTTCGGCTCCTCTCCGCTGTCCCAGTTTATGGACCAGACCAACCCGCTCGCGGAGCTGACGCACAAGCGCCGCCTTTCCGCGCTCGGCCCCGGCGGGCTCTCGCGCGACCGCGCCGGATTCGAGGTGCGCGACGTCCACTACAGCCATTACGGGCGCATGTGCCCGATCGAGACGCCGGAAGGCCCGAACATCGGCCTGATCTCCTATCTGGCCACCTTCGCGCGCATCAACGAGTACGGCTTTGTCGAAGCGCCGTTCCGCCGCGTGGACAAGGAAACCGGATGCGTCACTTCCGACGTCGTGTATATGACCGCCGACATGGAAGACGATTATATTGTGGCGCAGGCCAACGAACCGCTCGACAAGGAAGGCCATTTCGTCAACCCGAAAATCAACGGCCGCTACCGCGACGAATTCGTTCAGGTGGAGAGCGACAAGGCCGATTATATGGATGTTTCGCCCCGAATGGTCGTTTCCGTCGCGACCGCGATGATTCCGTTCCTGGAAAACGACGACGCGAACCGCGCCCTGATGGGCTCCAACATGCAGAGGCAGGCGGTTCCGCTGCTGAAAACGGAGTCGCCGATCGTTGGCACCGGCATGGAATACAAGGCCGGCGTGGATTCCGGCGTCTGCGTGCTCGCCAAAAACGCCGGCGTCGTGCGCAGCGTCAGCGCGGATGAGATCCGCGTGACCCGCGACGACACCGGGGAAATCGACGCCTACCATATCACGAAGTTCATGCGCTCCAACCAGGGCACCTGCATCAATCAGGTGCCGGTGGTGGACCGCGGGCAGCACGTCGGGGCCGGCGAAGTGATCGCGGATGGCCCCGCCACCCACAACGGAGAGATCAGCCTCGGCAAGAACGTGCTGATCGGCTTCATGACCTGGGAGGGCTACAACTACGAGGATGCCGTCCTCATCAGTGAAAAGATCGTAAGGGATGATGTTTATACATCCATCCATATTGAAGAATACGAAACGGAAGCCAGGGACACCAAGCTCGGGCCGGAGGAGATCACGCGCGACATCCCGAACGTCAACGAGGATCTGCTCGGCGATCTGGACGACAGCGGGATCATCCGCGTCGGCGCCGAAGTGCGCGCGGGCGATATCCTGGTCGGCAAGGTGACGCCGAAGGGCGAAACGGAGCTGACTGCCGAGGAACGCCTGCTGCGCGCCATCTTCGGGGAAAAGGCGCGGGAGGTCCGCGACACTTCCCTGCGCGTGCCCCACGGCGAATACGGCATCGTGGTGGATGTCAAGGTCTTCACCCGCGAAAACAGCCACGACGAGCTGAGCCCGGGCGTCAACAAGGTGGTCCGCTGCTATATCGCCCAGAAGCGCAAGGTCTCGGTCGGCGACAAAATGGCCGGCCGCCATGGAAACAAGGGCGTCGTTTCCCGTATCCTGCCGATCGAGGATATGCCGTTCCTGCCGGACGGCACGCCGCTCGACATCGTGCTGAACCCCCTGGGCGTCCCGTCCCGTATGAACATCGGGCAGGTGCTGGAGGTCCATCTCGGCATGGCCGCGAAGAAGCTGGGGTGGAAGATCATGACCCCCGTGTTCGACGGCGCGCATGAAGACGATATCCGCGAATGCTTCCGGATGGCCGGAATGCGCGAGGACGGAAAGGTGCAGCTCATCGACGGGCGCACCGGAGAGCCGTTCGACAATCTTGTCACCGTAGGCTATATGTACTACCTGAAGCTGCATCATCTGGTCGACGATAAGATCCACGCCCGTTCCACGGGGCCGTACTCCCTTGTCACGCAGCAGCCTTTGGGCGGCAAGGCCCAGTTCGGCGGCCAGCGCTTCGGCGAGATGGAGGTGTGGGCGCTCGAAGCCTACGGCGCCGCCTACACCCTTCAGGAGATCCTCACCGTCAAGTCCGACGATGTCGTCGGCCGCGTAAAGACCTATGAAGCGATCGTCAAGGGCCAGAACATCCCGAAGCCCGGCGTGCCGGAATCCTTTAAGGTCCTGATCAAGGAGCTTCAGGCCCTTGCGCTGGATGTCAAGGTGCTCGACAAGGATGATCAGGAAATCGACCTGAAGCAGGATTTCAACGATGAGGACGACGTCGGCTTCACGCCTTCCGACGATTCGCTCGACGAGCCTTCCGTCGCATCCGAGGACAGCCTGGACGGCTATACCGTGGAAGATCCGGACGAGGATGACTCCCTGTTTGAAGAATCCGAAGAATCCGACCTGTTTTCGGATGACGAGGATGAAGATAATTTGGACGGCGAACCTGACAGCGATCCCAACATCGATCCAGGCAGTGATTCCGATAGCGACGACAGCGATCATGATGATATCGAATAG
- a CDS encoding Rrf2 family transcriptional regulator, which translates to MHMTLEADYAVRIVDMLAQSDKKVDARSISEETHVPLRFALKILRKLVADSLVKSYKGAHGGYMLARPGGEITLREVIESVEGPYMISRCQQDEYYCTHTACRFHRIYEEISLVVRDKLDSYTFSNLPGETEKLGK; encoded by the coding sequence ATGCATATGACATTAGAAGCGGATTATGCGGTGAGGATCGTCGATATGCTCGCACAGTCCGACAAAAAGGTCGATGCGAGAAGTATTTCCGAGGAAACGCACGTGCCCCTTCGGTTTGCGCTGAAAATTCTGCGCAAACTGGTGGCCGACAGTCTGGTGAAGTCGTATAAGGGAGCCCACGGGGGATATATGCTGGCTCGCCCCGGGGGAGAAATCACCCTGCGCGAGGTCATCGAATCCGTCGAGGGGCCCTATATGATCAGCCGGTGCCAGCAGGATGAATATTACTGCACCCACACGGCCTGCCGGTTTCACCGGATTTACGAGGAAATCTCCCTTGTGGTGCGGGATAAGCTGGATTCCTATACCTTTTCCAATTTGCCGGGGGAGACGGAGAAATTGGGGAAATAG